One stretch of Longimicrobiaceae bacterium DNA includes these proteins:
- a CDS encoding VOC family protein, whose product MEPRLTGMVPLLLVRDMKVSVDFYNRALGFTVVSASGPEYAPGWALLARGGIELMLNGAYDQRSIPPRQSARTAGHADTALYFGCSDLDSAFIHLQNQGFELAPPAVTGYGFRSLELRDPDGYSLVLHWPETEEAKRDWRARYGVPFPELPA is encoded by the coding sequence ATGGAGCCGAGGCTCACCGGGATGGTTCCTCTGCTGCTCGTACGCGACATGAAGGTGTCGGTCGACTTCTACAATCGCGCGCTCGGCTTCACCGTTGTGTCCGCCTCGGGTCCCGAGTACGCGCCTGGCTGGGCGCTGCTCGCGCGGGGAGGCATCGAGCTGATGCTGAACGGAGCATACGATCAGAGGAGCATTCCGCCCAGGCAGTCTGCCCGGACCGCCGGCCACGCCGACACCGCTCTCTACTTCGGCTGCTCCGACCTGGACTCCGCCTTTATCCATCTGCAAAATCAAGGGTTCGAACTCGCCCCGCCGGCGGTTACCGGTTACGGGTTCCGCAGCCTGGAGCTGCGTGATCCCGACGGCTATAGCCTGGTACTGCACTGGCCGGAGACGGAGGAGGCGAAGCGCGATTGGAGGGCCCGCTACGGCGTGCCGTTTCCGGAGCTCCCGGCCTGA
- a CDS encoding MmcQ/YjbR family DNA-binding protein, whose protein sequence is MSTRRFLTQQQVRDLALSLPEAYADSHMGRPDLRVRKKIFATLPEDGLTVNLKTTPIALDMLLRDDPEAFRDVWGGRWVGVTLARVPSDEVEALLIEAYCLAASRSLAALARERIPSPSEGS, encoded by the coding sequence GTGAGCACACGCCGCTTCTTGACGCAGCAGCAGGTTCGGGATCTGGCGCTGTCGCTGCCGGAGGCCTATGCGGATTCACACATGGGGCGACCGGACCTGAGGGTGCGGAAGAAGATCTTCGCCACCCTGCCGGAGGACGGCCTGACCGTGAACCTGAAAACGACTCCGATTGCCTTGGACATGCTGCTGCGTGACGACCCGGAGGCATTCCGCGATGTCTGGGGTGGCCGATGGGTCGGCGTGACTCTGGCTCGCGTTCCATCCGACGAGGTCGAAGCGCTGCTGATCGAAGCATACTGTCTGGCTGCGTCCCGCTCACTAGCTGCGCTGGCGCGGGAGAGGATCCCTTCGCCCTCTGAAGGATCCTGA
- a CDS encoding nuclear transport factor 2 family protein, with amino-acid sequence MNRLRQAFLLPLALLLAACAGSAPRGPIVPERWEADRTEILMRLRASSDAWNQGDLDGHLAIYVDTVTFMTEEGPRPGVAGVREAFSRTYWRDGRPLQRLDFEQIAIRPLGPGAALQTGRFILSGGNRPEQSGWFTLVWVRTQDGWRAVHDHSG; translated from the coding sequence ATGAACCGATTACGCCAGGCATTCCTACTACCGCTCGCCCTCCTGCTCGCCGCCTGTGCGGGAAGCGCCCCGCGCGGACCCATCGTGCCCGAACGCTGGGAGGCAGACCGCACCGAGATCCTCATGCGTCTCAGGGCCTCCTCCGACGCCTGGAACCAGGGTGACCTGGACGGCCACCTGGCGATCTATGTAGATACGGTGACGTTCATGACCGAAGAAGGGCCGCGGCCCGGTGTGGCGGGCGTACGCGAGGCGTTCTCCCGCACCTACTGGCGCGACGGCCGTCCGCTGCAGCGGCTCGACTTCGAGCAGATCGCGATTCGCCCGCTGGGCCCCGGCGCCGCCTTGCAGACGGGTCGGTTCATCCTATCCGGCGGCAATCGGCCGGAACAATCCGGATGGTTCACCCTGGTCTGGGTGCGTACGCAGGACGGTTGGCGCGCCGTGCACGACCACAGCGGCTGA
- a CDS encoding MoaD/ThiS family protein encodes MTAIRVSLPPHLRRLAGVGEEVTVQVEGRPTPNSVLDALEGIYPMLQGTIREHGLRRRRAYLRYFADGEDISHDDPDQPLPEAIVAGREPFIVIGAISGG; translated from the coding sequence GTGACCGCGATCCGCGTGTCGCTCCCGCCGCACCTTCGCCGCCTCGCCGGCGTCGGCGAAGAGGTCACCGTGCAGGTGGAGGGGAGGCCCACTCCGAATTCGGTGCTGGATGCTCTGGAGGGAATCTACCCGATGTTGCAGGGGACCATTCGCGAACACGGCTTGCGACGGCGCCGAGCGTACCTGCGCTACTTCGCCGACGGAGAGGACATTTCCCACGACGACCCCGACCAGCCCCTCCCGGAGGCGATCGTCGCCGGGAGGGAGCCGTTTATCGTGATCGGGGCGATTTCCGGGGGGTGA
- a CDS encoding DinB family protein translates to MSNSAVNAAPVITPEQLLAHWQGHRRVTRRVIEAFPEDQLFSYAVAPMRTFGELVLEFLAMDVPTLEELTSEQPRQYETPKVQDKAELLRLWDEHSRRIDELWPRLPAEVFQETRTIFGQFTSQVWDLLWYVIDNEIHHRGQGYVYLRALGIEPPPFYVRD, encoded by the coding sequence ATGTCGAATTCAGCCGTCAATGCCGCACCGGTGATCACGCCAGAGCAGCTGCTGGCCCACTGGCAGGGTCACCGCCGGGTCACCCGCCGGGTCATCGAGGCTTTCCCGGAGGATCAGCTCTTCTCTTACGCCGTGGCACCCATGCGTACCTTCGGCGAGCTGGTCCTGGAATTCCTCGCGATGGACGTGCCCACGCTGGAGGAGCTCACCTCCGAGCAGCCGCGGCAGTACGAAACTCCCAAGGTGCAGGACAAAGCAGAGCTGCTCCGTCTCTGGGACGAGCACTCCCGGCGCATCGACGAGTTGTGGCCGCGTCTCCCCGCCGAGGTCTTCCAGGAAACCCGGACGATCTTCGGGCAGTTCACGTCGCAGGTCTGGGACCTGCTGTGGTATGTGATCGACAACGAGATCCATCACCGGGGGCAGGGATACGTGTACCTCCGCGCCCTGGGGATCGAGCCACCGCCCTTCTACGTGCGGGATTGA
- a CDS encoding sialidase family protein, with protein MASVRVLVGTRKGAFVISADGTRRDWKVDGPHFGGWEVMHVKGSPLNPDRIYASQWTDWHGQVVQRSDDGGKTWEAVGNAFAYQGDPGTHQWYDGTPHPWDFKRVWHFEPSPTDAEVVYAGVEDAGLFRSADGGRTWAELPALRTHARGNDWAPGAGGMCLHTILIDPANDQRMYVAISAAGAFRTDDGGKSWKIATSGLRSDFLPNPEAEIGHCVHRLAMHPSRPETLFMQKHWDVCRSDDAGESWREVSGNLPSDFGFPIAVHAHEPETIYVVPIKSDYEHYPPEGKLRVYRSRTGGNEWEPLTRGLPQKDVYVNILRDAMDVDSLEQCGIYFGTTGGQVYASADAGDSWQAIAEHLPPVLSVEVQTLP; from the coding sequence ATGGCGAGTGTGCGTGTGCTGGTGGGTACGCGAAAGGGTGCGTTCGTGATCAGCGCGGACGGCACCCGGCGCGACTGGAAGGTGGATGGACCGCATTTCGGCGGGTGGGAGGTGATGCACGTCAAGGGCTCTCCGCTCAACCCCGACCGGATCTATGCCTCGCAGTGGACGGACTGGCATGGGCAGGTCGTCCAGCGCTCCGACGATGGCGGAAAAACCTGGGAGGCGGTCGGCAACGCCTTCGCCTACCAGGGCGACCCGGGCACCCACCAGTGGTACGACGGCACTCCGCACCCGTGGGATTTCAAGCGGGTCTGGCATTTCGAGCCCTCGCCGACCGATGCGGAGGTGGTCTACGCCGGTGTGGAGGACGCCGGCCTCTTCCGCTCCGCCGACGGCGGACGCACCTGGGCGGAGCTTCCGGCGTTGCGGACGCATGCGCGCGGCAACGACTGGGCGCCGGGCGCGGGCGGGATGTGCCTGCACACGATCCTCATCGATCCGGCGAACGACCAACGGATGTACGTGGCGATCTCCGCGGCGGGCGCCTTCCGCACCGATGATGGCGGAAAGAGCTGGAAGATCGCCACCAGTGGGCTGCGCTCGGATTTCCTGCCGAATCCCGAGGCGGAGATCGGCCACTGCGTCCATCGGCTGGCAATGCATCCGTCGCGACCGGAAACGCTGTTCATGCAGAAACACTGGGACGTGTGCCGCAGCGACGATGCGGGGGAAAGCTGGCGGGAGGTGAGCGGCAATCTGCCCAGCGACTTCGGCTTCCCCATCGCGGTACACGCCCACGAGCCGGAGACGATCTACGTGGTGCCCATCAAGAGCGACTACGAGCACTACCCGCCGGAGGGAAAGCTTCGGGTCTACCGCAGCCGGACGGGCGGGAACGAATGGGAGCCGCTCACGCGTGGGCTCCCTCAGAAGGACGTGTACGTGAACATCCTGCGCGACGCTATGGACGTCGACTCGCTCGAGCAGTGCGGGATCTACTTCGGCACGACCGGGGGACAGGTGTACGCCTCCGCCGACGCGGGCGACAGCTGGCAGGCGATCGCCGAACACCTGCCCCCGGTCCTCTCGGTCGAAGTGCAGACGCTGCCGTGA
- a CDS encoding PmoA family protein, translated as MQPRSRLLSALATCVTLLAPALLVAQSTTVAEITVHAGDHERVNTPITAPLTGIPLHLATSDLRLVETTGGREVEVPSQVRPGNPDQLAWILSGTTAPGTSRTFELRTTLPAGSDRSAAVTVADDGNNLNIEVGGKPVLSYRYTPMPVPEGVRPVFSLSGFIHPLYSPQGEVLTRIQAPDHWHHYGIWNPWTHTEFEGDTVDFWNLGSRQGRVRSAGVLTRQSGDVFGSFRSLHDHVAGNQEKGEKVALKEIWEVTVWNPGPDQEAWIVDFSSTLSPASNSPLKILAYRYQGFSMRATEKWGDANSRLLTSEGKDKSNGNATRARWIDVNGATDVPAGRSGVLFLSSPSNYNHPEQLRIWPTGQNRGVENVFINFNPAQEQDWLLEPGQTYNLKYRLFVYDGEITPERAERLWVDFADPPRVEVRPVDGR; from the coding sequence ATGCAACCACGCTCCCGGCTTCTGTCCGCGCTCGCGACCTGCGTGACACTGCTCGCGCCCGCGCTGCTCGTAGCCCAGTCCACGACGGTGGCTGAAATCACCGTTCACGCCGGAGACCATGAGCGGGTCAACACCCCGATCACGGCCCCGCTCACCGGCATCCCCCTGCACCTGGCGACCAGCGACCTGCGCCTGGTGGAAACGACCGGCGGCCGCGAGGTCGAAGTCCCCTCGCAGGTCCGCCCGGGCAACCCGGACCAGCTTGCCTGGATTCTATCGGGTACCACCGCGCCGGGCACCTCCCGCACTTTCGAGCTGCGTACCACTCTGCCGGCCGGCAGCGACAGGTCCGCGGCGGTGACAGTGGCCGACGACGGGAACAACCTGAACATCGAGGTGGGTGGCAAACCCGTCCTCTCCTATCGGTACACGCCGATGCCGGTGCCGGAGGGCGTACGGCCGGTCTTCAGTCTCAGCGGCTTCATTCACCCGCTCTACTCCCCGCAGGGAGAGGTGCTCACGCGTATTCAGGCGCCCGATCACTGGCACCACTACGGGATCTGGAATCCCTGGACTCACACCGAGTTCGAGGGAGACACGGTGGACTTCTGGAACCTGGGGAGCCGCCAGGGACGCGTGCGCTCGGCCGGCGTCCTGACGCGCCAGTCCGGCGACGTCTTCGGAAGCTTTCGCTCTCTGCACGACCACGTCGCGGGGAACCAGGAAAAGGGTGAAAAGGTCGCGCTGAAGGAGATCTGGGAGGTCACGGTGTGGAACCCAGGCCCCGACCAGGAGGCGTGGATCGTCGATTTCAGCTCCACCCTGAGCCCGGCTTCGAATTCGCCACTGAAGATCCTCGCCTATCGCTACCAGGGGTTCTCCATGAGGGCCACGGAGAAATGGGGCGACGCCAACTCGCGCCTGCTCACTTCGGAGGGCAAGGACAAGAGCAACGGCAACGCCACGCGCGCGCGCTGGATCGACGTGAACGGGGCGACCGACGTCCCCGCAGGCCGATCCGGAGTGCTTTTCCTCTCCAGTCCCAGCAACTACAACCACCCTGAGCAGCTACGCATCTGGCCGACCGGCCAGAACAGGGGCGTCGAGAACGTCTTCATCAACTTCAACCCGGCCCAGGAACAGGACTGGCTGCTCGAGCCCGGACAGACGTACAACCTGAAGTACCGGCTGTTCGTCTACGACGGCGAGATCACACCCGAACGGGCGGAACGGCTCTGGGTCGACTTTGCAGACCCTCCGCGGGTCGAAGTACGCCCCGTCGACGGGCGTTAA
- a CDS encoding serine hydrolase domain-containing protein translates to MSTSTARRSSANHLRLAPLVVSLSAVMLVPGASAQTGVERQRLIDDAARARIDSTLSRFVDEGLVAGVSALVYERGEEVYFGAFGMADREAGVPMERNTIVQIFSMTKPVTGVALMQLHEGGLFDLDDPLSRYAPEFANVRVYAGRDSAGQPVLEPPRREITIRDLTRHTAGFAGGADTSYVGRLYAQADPFDRENTLADMARALASVPLVFHPGEQWGYGPSVDVQAYLVEKMAGIPFAEYLRERIFQPLGMNETRYFVPATDSARFAAMYRRGPDGELTKAPREESHAFNTREWPLTPGGWGLTSTIDDYMRFALMLQNEGELDGARILQPETVRLMTTNQLSDSVTERSFLPSKGQVGFGIDFAVRTRPPASPDENPGEVGEFFWDGLASTLFWVDPRNDLTAVLFVQLVPFDPIGLHRSFRRAVYGP, encoded by the coding sequence ATGTCCACTTCGACTGCGCGCAGATCCAGCGCGAACCACCTCCGCTTGGCTCCGCTCGTGGTGTCGCTCTCTGCCGTCATGCTGGTCCCGGGTGCTTCCGCGCAGACGGGGGTCGAGCGGCAGCGGCTGATCGACGATGCGGCGAGGGCAAGGATCGACAGCACGCTCTCCCGGTTCGTGGACGAGGGGCTGGTGGCAGGTGTTTCCGCGCTGGTCTACGAGAGGGGCGAGGAGGTGTACTTCGGCGCGTTCGGAATGGCGGACCGGGAGGCCGGCGTGCCGATGGAGCGGAACACCATCGTGCAGATCTTCTCCATGACAAAGCCGGTCACCGGCGTGGCGCTCATGCAGTTGCACGAGGGCGGTCTGTTCGACCTGGACGATCCGCTCTCGCGCTACGCTCCTGAGTTCGCGAACGTACGCGTCTACGCCGGGCGCGACAGTGCCGGCCAGCCGGTTCTGGAGCCGCCGCGCCGCGAGATCACCATCCGCGACCTCACGCGACATACGGCCGGGTTCGCCGGCGGGGCAGATACTTCCTACGTCGGGAGACTCTACGCGCAGGCTGATCCCTTCGACCGCGAAAACACGCTGGCGGACATGGCTCGGGCCCTCGCCAGCGTCCCGCTCGTTTTCCATCCTGGCGAGCAATGGGGCTACGGTCCCTCGGTAGACGTGCAGGCCTATCTGGTTGAGAAGATGGCGGGGATCCCGTTCGCCGAGTACCTGCGGGAGCGAATCTTCCAACCGCTGGGAATGAACGAGACCCGGTACTTCGTGCCCGCGACGGATAGCGCGCGCTTCGCGGCCATGTATCGGAGAGGGCCGGACGGAGAGCTGACAAAGGCGCCGCGTGAGGAATCCCATGCCTTCAACACGCGTGAGTGGCCGCTGACGCCGGGAGGGTGGGGCCTGACCTCGACCATCGACGACTACATGCGCTTTGCGCTGATGCTTCAGAACGAGGGAGAACTGGACGGCGCGCGCATCCTGCAGCCGGAGACGGTCAGGCTGATGACCACCAATCAGCTCTCCGACTCGGTGACGGAGCGTTCCTTTCTGCCGAGCAAGGGCCAGGTAGGCTTCGGCATTGACTTCGCCGTCCGGACCCGGCCCCCGGCTTCCCCCGACGAGAATCCGGGCGAGGTCGGCGAGTTCTTCTGGGATGGCCTCGCCAGTACCCTCTTCTGGGTCGATCCCCGTAACGACCTCACCGCCGTCCTCTTCGTCCAGTTGGTACCTTTCGACCCCATCGGTCTGCACCGCAGCTTCCGCCGCGCGGTGTACGGGCCGTGA
- a CDS encoding creatininase family protein, with product MSRSYILAETTWGAVRESSFDVAILPWGATEAHNYHLPYATDTIQCDYIAAESARKATAAGARVIVLPTIPYGVQTGQLDIPLCLNMGPSTQAAVLRDLAESLEVQGIPKLVVLNGHGGNDFRQMIRELQMRLRIYLCQVNWYRIVDGSDYFTEPGDHAGEMETSLMMHAAPELVRPLSEAGDGAERKPRLAGMREGWAWAPRPWTRISADTGVGDPRRASAEAGARYADAVTDRIAEFLVELARIDPAEIYGEANG from the coding sequence GTGAGCCGATCTTACATCCTCGCCGAAACGACCTGGGGCGCCGTTCGGGAGTCCTCCTTCGACGTCGCCATTCTGCCCTGGGGAGCAACCGAGGCACACAACTACCACCTGCCCTACGCAACCGACACGATCCAGTGCGACTACATCGCGGCGGAGTCGGCTCGGAAGGCGACCGCGGCAGGCGCCCGCGTGATCGTGCTGCCCACCATCCCGTATGGGGTCCAGACGGGCCAGCTGGACATCCCCCTGTGTCTGAACATGGGGCCGAGCACCCAGGCTGCGGTGCTACGCGACCTCGCGGAATCGCTGGAGGTGCAGGGAATCCCCAAGCTGGTCGTACTGAACGGCCACGGAGGCAACGACTTCAGGCAGATGATCCGCGAGCTGCAAATGCGGCTGCGCATCTATCTGTGCCAGGTGAACTGGTACCGGATCGTGGACGGCTCGGACTACTTCACCGAGCCTGGTGACCATGCGGGGGAGATGGAAACGAGCCTGATGATGCACGCGGCTCCTGAGCTGGTACGCCCGCTCAGCGAAGCAGGGGATGGAGCGGAGCGGAAGCCTCGCCTGGCCGGCATGCGGGAGGGGTGGGCCTGGGCCCCGCGACCGTGGACGCGCATCTCGGCCGACACCGGCGTGGGTGACCCTCGTCGCGCGAGCGCCGAAGCGGGCGCGCGCTACGCTGATGCGGTCACCGACCGCATCGCCGAGTTTCTCGTCGAGCTCGCCCGCATCGATCCGGCAGAGATCTACGGAGAAGCAAACGGGTGA
- a CDS encoding N-acetylmuramoyl-L-alanine amidase — translation MRAAALGAIAVSLVASGGLALKSASQSGPAVDGRAMDGVWLSPVSVSAPAPDPDPFADWTRPPGPVRIALQAGHWRASEAPPEQAGLRDNGARVKGIAEWEVNLEIARRTAALLRDSGYTVDILPTTIPPGYWADLFIAIHADGHNSSRISGYRAAAPRRDRTGQAATFASLLDRIYGEETGLDYYGSVTRRMRGYYAFNSRRYQHALHPMTVGVILETGFLTSPRDRKVLVEAPDRAARGIARAVMEFVSPIPPVPSPTVTRSLNVGLQSLDSTRYAHETR, via the coding sequence ATGAGAGCAGCGGCGCTCGGTGCAATCGCGGTTTCCCTCGTCGCCAGCGGGGGACTCGCCCTGAAGTCGGCTTCGCAGTCCGGCCCCGCGGTGGATGGCAGGGCGATGGATGGGGTGTGGCTGTCTCCGGTCTCGGTGAGCGCTCCGGCGCCGGATCCGGATCCCTTCGCCGATTGGACGCGGCCGCCGGGGCCCGTGCGCATCGCACTGCAGGCGGGACACTGGCGAGCTTCGGAGGCGCCGCCCGAACAGGCGGGCCTGCGGGACAACGGCGCAAGGGTCAAGGGGATTGCGGAGTGGGAGGTGAATCTCGAGATCGCGCGCCGCACTGCGGCCCTGCTGCGCGACTCCGGGTACACCGTCGACATCCTTCCAACCACCATCCCGCCCGGATACTGGGCCGACCTGTTCATTGCGATCCACGCCGACGGTCATAACAGCTCGCGCATCTCGGGCTATCGGGCGGCCGCGCCGCGCCGCGACCGGACGGGTCAGGCGGCGACCTTCGCATCTCTGCTGGACCGCATCTACGGAGAGGAGACCGGGCTCGACTACTACGGGAGCGTGACCCGGCGGATGCGCGGCTATTATGCCTTCAACTCCCGGCGTTACCAGCACGCCCTCCATCCCATGACGGTGGGAGTGATTCTCGAGACCGGTTTCCTCACCAGCCCTCGGGACCGTAAGGTGCTGGTCGAGGCGCCGGATCGCGCGGCGCGGGGAATTGCCCGAGCAGTGATGGAGTTCGTCAGCCCGATTCCCCCCGTTCCATCTCCCACTGTGACCCGCTCGCTGAACGTCGGCCTTCAGAGTCTCGATTCCACTCGCTATGCCCACGAAACTCGATAA